Proteins from one Strix uralensis isolate ZFMK-TIS-50842 chromosome 14, bStrUra1, whole genome shotgun sequence genomic window:
- the CANX gene encoding calnexin isoform X2 has translation MELKWLLYVTLLALGTLAVQAHDMDDDNDGDDVVDIEDDLDDGTEEVEESKPETSTVPPAPKVTYRPPVPTGEVYFAESFDKGTLDGWILSRAKKDDTDDEIAKYDGKWEVQDMKDTKLPGDKGLVLVTRAKHHAISSKLSKPFVFDTKPLIIQYEVNFQNGIECGGAYVKLLSKTPELNLDQFHDKTPYTIMFGPDKCGEDYKLHFIFRHKNPKTGKYEEKHAKRPDADLKTYFTDKKTHLYTLVLNPDNSFEILVDQTVVNSGNLLNDMSPPVNPPREIEDPNDQKPEDWDERPKIPDPDAVKPDDWDEDAPAKIADENAVKPEGWLDHEPEYVADPDAEKPEDWDEDMDGEWEAPQIANPKCETAPGCGTWQRPMIDNPNYKGKWKPPMIDNVNYQGIWKPRKIPNPDFFEDFEPFKMTPFSAVGLELWSMTSDIFFDNFIICTERAVADDWASDGWGLKKAADGAAEPGVVGQMMAAAEERPWLWVVYILTVALPVFLVVLFCCSGKKQPSAAEYKKTDAPQPDVMDEEKEEEKDKVDKEEEEEEEANEEKLEEKQKSDADIGSASQEEEEEEEDDDRKPASEEEETVNRSPRNRKPRKD, from the exons ATGGAGCTGAAATGGCTACTGTATGTGACCCTGCTCGCTCTCGGGACTCTTGCTGTCCAGGCACATGATATGGATGATGACAATGATGGTGATGATGTAGTTGATATTGAGGATGACTTGGATGATGGCACTGAGGAGGTGGAAGAGTCTAAGCCTGAAACGAGCACTGTTCCTCCAGCTCCAAAG GTTACCTACAGGCCCCCAGTCCCAACTGGTGAGGTGTATTTTGCGGAGTCCTTTGATAAAGGAACTCTGGATGG ATGGATCCTTTCCAGAGCTAAAAAAGATGATACGGATGATGAGATTGCCAAATACGATG GTAAATGGGAAGTCCAAGACATGAAGGACACTAAGCTTCCAGGAGACAAAGGGCTTGTATTGGTAACTCGAGCCAAGCATCATGCAATTTCATCCAAACTTTCAAAGCCTTTTGTATTTGATACTAAACCCCTTATTATACA GTATGAAGTAAACTTCCAAAATGGAATAGAGTGTGGTGGGGCCTATGTGAAATTGCTTTCAAAAACCCCTGAATTGAACCTG GATCAGTTCCATGACAAAACTCCATATACAATCATGTTTGGCCCTGACAAATGTGGAGAGGACTATAAATTGCACTTCATCTTCCGGCACAAAAACCCAAAGACTGGAAAATATGAGGAGAAGCATGCAAAGCGTCCAGACGCGGACCTGAAGACGTACTTTACTGATAAGAAGACCCATCTTTATACTCTGG TCTTGAATCCTGATAATAGTTTTGAAATACTGGTTGATCAAACAGTTGTCAACAGTGGGAATTTGCTAAATGATATGTCTCCTCCTGTGAATCCACCCCGAGAGATTGAGGACCCAAATGACCAGAAGCCTGAGGACTGGGATGAGAGACCAAAAATCCCAGACCCAGATGCTGTTAAACCAGATGACTG GGATGAGGATGCTCCTGCAAAGATCGCAGATGAAAATGCTGTGAAACCAGAGGGCTGGCTGGATCATGAGCCAGAATATGTAGCAGACCCTGATGCTGAGAAGCCTGAAGATTG GGATGAGGATATGGATGGAGAGTGGGAGGCACCTCAGATTGCAAATCCTAAATGTGAGACAGCCCCTGGCTGTGGTACCTGGCAGCGACCAATGATTGACAATCCAAACTACAAAGGCAAATGGAAGCCTCCTATGATTGATAACGTGAACTATCAG ggTATATGGAAGCCTAGGAAGATCCCAAACCCAGATTTCTTTGAAGACTTTGAACCGTTCAAGATGACTCCTTTCAGTGCTGTGGGACTTGAGCTATGGTCAATGACTTCTGACATCTTTTTTGACAACTTCATCATCTGTACAGAAAGAGCTGTGGCTGATGATTGGGCCAGTGATGGATGGGGGCTGAAAAAGGCAGCTGATGGTGCTGCAGAG CCTGGTGTTGTGGGCCAGATGATGGCAGCTGCTGAAGAGCGTCCCTGGCTTTGGGTAGTCTACATCCTCACTGTGGCTTTGCCAGTGTTCCTGGTTGTCCTTTTCTGCTGTTCTGGGAAG aaacagcCAAGTGCTGCAGAATACAAAAAGACTGATGCTCCTCAGCCTGATGTGATGgatgaggagaaagaggaagaaaaagacaaagtggacaaggaagaggaggaggaggaggaagcaaatGAGGAAAAGCTAG aagagaagcagaaaagtgatGCTGATATAGGAAGTGCTAGtcaagaggaggaggaagaggaggaagatgatgacAGGAAACCTGCATCAGAG GAGGAGGAAACTGTGAATAGATCACCCAGAAACAGAAAG
- the CANX gene encoding calnexin isoform X1 encodes MWPGWGCARGSRSLWKRGSSRHKNWRPNRWGRCGNRTAREAKGEVRMRRLCSSQIMELKWLLYVTLLALGTLAVQAHDMDDDNDGDDVVDIEDDLDDGTEEVEESKPETSTVPPAPKVTYRPPVPTGEVYFAESFDKGTLDGWILSRAKKDDTDDEIAKYDGKWEVQDMKDTKLPGDKGLVLVTRAKHHAISSKLSKPFVFDTKPLIIQYEVNFQNGIECGGAYVKLLSKTPELNLDQFHDKTPYTIMFGPDKCGEDYKLHFIFRHKNPKTGKYEEKHAKRPDADLKTYFTDKKTHLYTLVLNPDNSFEILVDQTVVNSGNLLNDMSPPVNPPREIEDPNDQKPEDWDERPKIPDPDAVKPDDWDEDAPAKIADENAVKPEGWLDHEPEYVADPDAEKPEDWDEDMDGEWEAPQIANPKCETAPGCGTWQRPMIDNPNYKGKWKPPMIDNVNYQGIWKPRKIPNPDFFEDFEPFKMTPFSAVGLELWSMTSDIFFDNFIICTERAVADDWASDGWGLKKAADGAAEPGVVGQMMAAAEERPWLWVVYILTVALPVFLVVLFCCSGKKQPSAAEYKKTDAPQPDVMDEEKEEEKDKVDKEEEEEEEANEEKLEEKQKSDADIGSASQEEEEEEEDDDRKPASEEEETVNRSPRNRKPRKD; translated from the exons ATGTGGCCTGGTTGGGGCTGTGCGAGGGGAAGTAGAAGTCTCTGGAAAAGGGGGAGTTCAAGGCACAAGAACTGGAGGCCCAACAGGTGGGGAAGATGTGGTAATCGAACAGCGAGGGAGGCCAAAGGTGAAGTACGGATGAGGAGACTCTGCAGCAGCCAG ATCATGGAGCTGAAATGGCTACTGTATGTGACCCTGCTCGCTCTCGGGACTCTTGCTGTCCAGGCACATGATATGGATGATGACAATGATGGTGATGATGTAGTTGATATTGAGGATGACTTGGATGATGGCACTGAGGAGGTGGAAGAGTCTAAGCCTGAAACGAGCACTGTTCCTCCAGCTCCAAAG GTTACCTACAGGCCCCCAGTCCCAACTGGTGAGGTGTATTTTGCGGAGTCCTTTGATAAAGGAACTCTGGATGG ATGGATCCTTTCCAGAGCTAAAAAAGATGATACGGATGATGAGATTGCCAAATACGATG GTAAATGGGAAGTCCAAGACATGAAGGACACTAAGCTTCCAGGAGACAAAGGGCTTGTATTGGTAACTCGAGCCAAGCATCATGCAATTTCATCCAAACTTTCAAAGCCTTTTGTATTTGATACTAAACCCCTTATTATACA GTATGAAGTAAACTTCCAAAATGGAATAGAGTGTGGTGGGGCCTATGTGAAATTGCTTTCAAAAACCCCTGAATTGAACCTG GATCAGTTCCATGACAAAACTCCATATACAATCATGTTTGGCCCTGACAAATGTGGAGAGGACTATAAATTGCACTTCATCTTCCGGCACAAAAACCCAAAGACTGGAAAATATGAGGAGAAGCATGCAAAGCGTCCAGACGCGGACCTGAAGACGTACTTTACTGATAAGAAGACCCATCTTTATACTCTGG TCTTGAATCCTGATAATAGTTTTGAAATACTGGTTGATCAAACAGTTGTCAACAGTGGGAATTTGCTAAATGATATGTCTCCTCCTGTGAATCCACCCCGAGAGATTGAGGACCCAAATGACCAGAAGCCTGAGGACTGGGATGAGAGACCAAAAATCCCAGACCCAGATGCTGTTAAACCAGATGACTG GGATGAGGATGCTCCTGCAAAGATCGCAGATGAAAATGCTGTGAAACCAGAGGGCTGGCTGGATCATGAGCCAGAATATGTAGCAGACCCTGATGCTGAGAAGCCTGAAGATTG GGATGAGGATATGGATGGAGAGTGGGAGGCACCTCAGATTGCAAATCCTAAATGTGAGACAGCCCCTGGCTGTGGTACCTGGCAGCGACCAATGATTGACAATCCAAACTACAAAGGCAAATGGAAGCCTCCTATGATTGATAACGTGAACTATCAG ggTATATGGAAGCCTAGGAAGATCCCAAACCCAGATTTCTTTGAAGACTTTGAACCGTTCAAGATGACTCCTTTCAGTGCTGTGGGACTTGAGCTATGGTCAATGACTTCTGACATCTTTTTTGACAACTTCATCATCTGTACAGAAAGAGCTGTGGCTGATGATTGGGCCAGTGATGGATGGGGGCTGAAAAAGGCAGCTGATGGTGCTGCAGAG CCTGGTGTTGTGGGCCAGATGATGGCAGCTGCTGAAGAGCGTCCCTGGCTTTGGGTAGTCTACATCCTCACTGTGGCTTTGCCAGTGTTCCTGGTTGTCCTTTTCTGCTGTTCTGGGAAG aaacagcCAAGTGCTGCAGAATACAAAAAGACTGATGCTCCTCAGCCTGATGTGATGgatgaggagaaagaggaagaaaaagacaaagtggacaaggaagaggaggaggaggaggaagcaaatGAGGAAAAGCTAG aagagaagcagaaaagtgatGCTGATATAGGAAGTGCTAGtcaagaggaggaggaagaggaggaagatgatgacAGGAAACCTGCATCAGAG GAGGAGGAAACTGTGAATAGATCACCCAGAAACAGAAAG
- the LOC141949979 gene encoding leukotriene C4 synthase-like isoform X4, producing MLDQIHLLAAVTVLGVLEQAYFFLQVIYARRAFGISPPKTSGPPEFERIFRAQVNSSEYFPIFLALLWQAGLFFHQGLAAALGLLYLYARYCYFMGYRASSSESFSPGHPAFLPLSLLRAERPPASHSVTCSSVPCWCPCL from the exons ATGTTGGATCAGATTCATCTGCTGGCTGCTGTGACAGTCCTGGGAGTCCTGGAGCAAG CCTACTTCTTCCTTCAGGTGATCTATGCTAGGAGAGCGTTTGGCATTTCTCCTCCAAAGACCTCTGGCCCACCTGAATTTGAGAGGATCTTTCGAGCACA GGTGAACTCCTCTGagtattttcccattttcctggCACTTCTGTGGCAGGCCGGACTCTTCTTCCACCAAG GTTTGGCCGCAGCCTTGGGTCTGCTCTATCTCTACGCCCGCTACTGCTACTTTATGGGATACAGGGCATCGTCCTCAGAAAG CTTCAGCCCTGGGCATcctgcatttcttcctctctcactACTTCGGGCTGAACGTCCTCCAGCTTCTCACagcgtgacctgctcctctgtCCCTTGTTGGTGTCCTTGCCTTTGA
- the LOC141949979 gene encoding leukotriene C4 synthase-like isoform X3, translating into MLDQIHLLAAVTVLGVLEQAYFFLQVIYARRAFGISPPKTSGPPEFERIFRAQVNSSEYFPIFLALLWQAGLFFHQGLAAALGLLYLYARYCYFMGYRASSSERLAPIYFSTGVLWILIAASALGILHFFLSHYFGLNVLQLLTA; encoded by the exons ATGTTGGATCAGATTCATCTGCTGGCTGCTGTGACAGTCCTGGGAGTCCTGGAGCAAG CCTACTTCTTCCTTCAGGTGATCTATGCTAGGAGAGCGTTTGGCATTTCTCCTCCAAAGACCTCTGGCCCACCTGAATTTGAGAGGATCTTTCGAGCACA GGTGAACTCCTCTGagtattttcccattttcctggCACTTCTGTGGCAGGCCGGACTCTTCTTCCACCAAG GTTTGGCCGCAGCCTTGGGTCTGCTCTATCTCTACGCCCGCTACTGCTACTTTATGGGATACAGGGCATCGTCCTCAGAAAG GCTCGCCCCAATATACTTCAGCACTGGAGTTCTCTGGATTCTCATTGCAGCTTCAGCCCTGGGCATcctgcatttcttcctctctcactACTTCGGGCTGAACGTCCTCCAGCTTCTCACagcgtga